GAAGTAATTAACACGGCAAAACAAATTGCCATTTTTAAAATTTGATAGTTTTTTTTCATTTTTGAAGAAGTTTTGGTTAATTTATTATCCCACTAATTTAAATATCATAAACTATTAGGTATATTATATTTTTGATATGTTTTAATTATCTTTATGTTAATTAATTTACCAGGGTCAATAAAAAAAATTGACAAAAAACTGAGCTTATCAGCTAAAAAACAGATTAGTTTTAGTTTAAGATCCCCCTTTATGCTTAGTTAAGGGGCTATAATGGAAAGTTTAAAAACAAGAGGCCTTCATATATCAAAAAGCGAACTCTCTTGCGCCAACATCTCTTCTACGCCGGCTAAGTTCCTTTATTCCAACAGATGACGTCATACAACTCTATCGGGAATCAATAATTATATTGAATTTTATAACAGTGAATGAAGACATTTCCGTCTCCTATAATAAAAGCAAAAAAATGAAGAAAAATATATTCTACCGAAGCGCAAGAAGCCTGAACTCATTGTTACTTCTATTAACTTTCTCTTTGCTGATTGCCAGTTGTAAAAAGAATCCCGTCGAAGAGACAATAACAACACAGATAAATAAGAAAAGAATATCATCAAACTTAGATTCAATCTATTTATATGCTCAACAAATATATCTCTGGAATGATCAGCTTTCTTCCTTTACAACATTTAAGCCATCCCGATTTTATACAGGTGCTGGTCACGAAATGGACATGTATAATAAAGAAATATTTGATTTTACCAGAGCAGCTATAAATCCGACTGCAAATATGTCTTTTGAACTAAATATGAGTAATCCTGGCATACCAAAATATTCCGGTATTACCGAAGGTTTTCATACCTCTTCTTTTACAAAAAATGAAGTTCAGCCGGTGCTGTTATCTAATAACTTTGGATTATCATTTGCTACTGTGTCAGATAATGAGATCAGACTTTTATATGTTGACTCGAACTCTCCTGCAGGTAAAGCTGGCTTAAACAGAGGAGATCGAATTATAAAAATTAATGGAATTCCGGTTCAGACGAATGAAATATATTATCGCTTTATTGAATCCTCGGTCAAAAATGCATTTATTGACATCGTTTTGATATCTGAAAATACACCTGTTATCAATAATAAAAATATCCGCCTGACACAAGCTCCTTTTGAAGCTAACCCAGTGCTTAAAAGTAAGGTAATCTCTTTTAATAATAGAAAAATTGGTTACGTCGCCTACAAAAGGTTTACGGATGAATCTCTTTCTGCCAGGCACCTGAATCCAGTTTTTGATAATTTCGGTAA
The DNA window shown above is from Pedobacter cryoconitis and carries:
- a CDS encoding S41 family peptidase, which gives rise to MKKNIFYRSARSLNSLLLLLTFSLLIASCKKNPVEETITTQINKKRISSNLDSIYLYAQQIYLWNDQLSSFTTFKPSRFYTGAGHEMDMYNKEIFDFTRAAINPTANMSFELNMSNPGIPKYSGITEGFHTSSFTKNEVQPVLLSNNFGLSFATVSDNEIRLLYVDSNSPAGKAGLNRGDRIIKINGIPVQTNEIYYRFIESSVKNAFIDIVLISENTPVINNKNIRLTQAPFEANPVLKSKVISFNNRKIGYVAYKRFTDESLSARHLNPVFDNFGNEDISELIIDLRYNGGGYQNTCRYIANQIIPANLNGKTMFTEHYNPLMQGGKADILKNQPILDANENPVYIDGRHATLNDIDYSVKGNTVLFEKQGEIKSIKSVYFIVSKETASASELLISILQPYMKVTLIGVSGDGTNVRTYGKPVGFFDIKIDKFNLYLAMYQDKNANNDGNYFDGFSTNLSVIDNPVFNFGDLADPAIQIALGNPSQTNNPRNKSNLKSASLQTSTVHSSKIYFYDKIERKEMLKSVKDFKLK